Proteins encoded together in one Procambarus clarkii isolate CNS0578487 chromosome 11, FALCON_Pclarkii_2.0, whole genome shotgun sequence window:
- the LOC138363529 gene encoding beta-1,4-glucuronyltransferase 1-like, with translation MRTLCAITSSRFCSSKMGGRRVFLAVNLLIVVVNVGLGILMNLAVFTRGSVRNHYWLTLATDQTNVSLSTSPLGAGGVLPAGFGVLDATGNYTTHAFVWPAQEWDTVTAESRVCLATQTSVERLFWVAWQAEAWSGPMSVSIFVPGSEYAVAAAMVSYLRRCFPNVQEKVSFHLVHPRTRPPRPSPNPELIHLSCDYPQESNILLMRLRDEGEQKERRYPQNLMRNLARRTCPCEYSLTIDVDMLTPPFMSENLTGFLPGGMDGAPCWKCVYVVPVYELDTSVTYPPDDKTELLRLLLKGLAQRFHIKVYARNQGNSHLENWEVEPARSTAPHYTVLYNITTYEEFWEPILVLPCTAPPFDERFIGYGFTRNSQVYELHCRGYKFQVLDQAFLAHQGFQTTASYTPTRFAQIEINKVRYQMFQEGGPRASGPRPSSSTQESAPPTTDPSPHSPQTTLPPPTSQDRRRPQETPSHPAQGREDLKPQEWWEELERGVNLEA, from the exons ATGGGTGGCCGACGGGTGTTTCTGGCTGTCAACCTGTTGATCGTGGTGGTGAATGTTGGCTTGGGGATCCTGATGAACCTGGCAGTCTTCACAAGAGGCTCCGTTAGGAACCATTACTGGCTCACTCTCGCTACTGACCAGACCAACGTCTCTCtg TCGACGTCGCCGCTGGGTGCCGGCGGGGTGCTGCCTGCGGGGTTCGGAGTGCTGGACgccacagggaactacaccaccCACGCCTTTGTCTGGCCGGCGCAGGAGTGGGACACGGTCACTGCAGAGTCTCGCGTCTGTCTCGCCACTCAAACCTCCGTCGAGCGGCTCTTCTGGGTGGCGTGGCAAGCCGAGGCCTGGTCGGGACCCATGTCCGTGTCTATCTTCGTCCCGGGTTCTGAGTATGCCGTGGCGGCCGCCATGGTGTCCTACCTGAGACGCTGTTTTCCCAACGTACAAGAAAAGGTGTCCTTCCACTTAGTGCATCCGAGGACGCGGCCACCCCGTCCATCCCCTAATCCTGAGTTGATTCATCTTAGCTGCGACTATCCTCAGGAGTCGAACATCCTACTGATGCGTCTGAGGGACGAGGGAGAGCAGAAGGAACGCCGCTACCCGCAGAACCTAATGAGAAACCTTGCCAGAAGGACGTGTCCCTGCGAGTATTCCCTCACCATCGACGTTGACATGTTGACGCCGCCCTTTATGTCAGAGAACCTCACCGGCTTCCTCCCCGGCGGGATGGACGGAGCACCGTGCTGGAAGTGCGTCTACGTGGTCCCTGTGTACGAGCTGGACACCTCCGTCACTTACCCTCCAGACGATAAGACTGAGCTCCTCAGACTCCTGCTAAAGGGCCTGGCTCAGCGCTTCCATATCAAG GTCTACGCCAGAAACCAAGGTAACTCCCATCTGGAGAACTGGGAGGTGGAGCCTGCCAGGAGCACAGCGCCCCACTACACAGTCCTCTACAACATCACCACCTACGAGGAGTTCTGGGAGCCCATCCTGGTCCTTCCCTGCACCGCGCCGCCCTTCGACGAACGCTTCATCGGCTACGGCTTTACCAGGAACAGTCAG GTGTATGAGCTACACTGCCGGGGCTACAAGTTCCAGGTGCTGGACCAGGCCTTCCTCGCCCACCAAGGCTTCCAGACCACAGCCTCCTACACCCCCACACGCTTCGCTCAGATTGAG ATCAACAAAGTGCGCTACCAGATGTTTCAAGAGGGAGGTCCACGCGCGTCTGGGCCTCGCCCCTCCTCCAGCACTCAAGAGTCCGCCCCTCCGACAACAGATCCCAGCCCTCATAGCCCGCAGACCACGCTTCCGCCTCCCACCTCCCAGGATCGTCGCCGTCCCCAGGAAACACCCTCCCACCCAGCCCAAGGACGTGAAGACTTGAAACCTCAGGAGTGGTGGGAGGAGCTTGAGAGAGGCGTAAATTTGGAGGCTTAA
- the LOC138363383 gene encoding uncharacterized protein, producing MHKTNINSLIGNSLLDACELFVEGTSWPQCVDYILTSEDRGGLSAASVRGLSQPASLGPATPDVGPATPDVGPATRDVGPATRDVGPATRDVGPATRDVGPATRDVGPATPDVGPPTRDVGPATRDVGPATRDVGPATPDVGPATRDVGPATRDVGPATRDVGPATPDVGPATPDVGPANPDVGPATPDVGPAIRDVGPATPDVGPATPGVGPATPDVLALDVAGPSTSRADLATPNISRKRQRIQSSAKKRIGLFREEAIGSDKDTDQETDSDSEVTYRINPRESALMVTDKKLKQYLDKHCICQYCSKGKVCHTIRILQHDVTVKGTCNRCHFTDDEALSGNNENLISLVYTNMLNGHGYTYYRGMCSIANMKCVSYKTYNRVQKMIKNAAIEKWVHLQENTRHIIFNHYREQFDRHSVGGILDIDVSFDGSWHTRGHHSQIGCAFVVEIFTGLVVDYNCFCKKCKMLLNRKQQGKVTQTEFDNKMREHVPDCDRNYNGTAKNMEADAAVLMWGRSEELKFRYTTLVSDGDSSAFNKICAMNNVDGPYRNVTVEKAECINHFSKRLATQLRSFQKTVVELKETKGNVKKDQTNVTGGRKR from the exons atgcataaaacgaatataaactcactcattggcaacagtctc ctagatgcatgcgagctgttcgtagaaggtacgagctggccgcaatgcgtagatTACATTTTGACGAGTGAGGATCGTGGTGGCCTCTCAGCCGCGAGTGTGAGGGGCCTGTCGCAGCCCGCATCCCTTGGACCTGCTACTCCAGATGTTGGACCTGCTACTCCAGATGTTGGACCTGCTACTCGTGATGTTGGACCTGCTACTCGTGATGTTGGACCTGCTACTCGTGATGTTGGACCTGCTACTCGTGATGTTGGACCTGCTACTCGTGATGTTGGACCTGCTACTCCTGATGTTGGACCTCCTACTCGTGATGTTGGACCTGCTACTCGTGATGTTGGACCTGCTACTCGTGATGTTGGACCTGCTACTCCTGATGTTGGACCTGCTACTCGTGATGTTGGACCTGCTACTCGTGATGTTGGACCTGCTACTCGTGATGTTGGACCTGCTACTCCTGATGTTGGACCTGCTACTCCTGATGTTGGACCTGCTAATCCTGATGTTGGGCCTGCTACTCCTGATGTTGGACCTGCTATTCGTGATGTTGGACCTGCTACTCCTGATGTTGGACCTGCTACTCCTGGTGTTGGACCTGCTACTCCAGACGTTCTCGCTCTTGATGTTGCAGGGCCCAGCACCTCACGTGCTGATCTGGCAACTCCAAACATTTCCAGAAAGCGTCAACGTATCCAGAGCAGTGCCAAGAAACGAATCGGTTTATTTAGAGAAGAAGCAATTGGAAGTGACAAGGACACTGACCAGGAAACCGACAGTGACAGTGAAGTGACATATAGAATAAATCCACGCGAGTCTGCGCTAATGGTCACGGATAAGAAACTGAAACAATACCTTGATAAACATTGCATATGCCAATACTGTTCAAAGGGTAAAGTTTGTCACACAATTAGGATTTTGCAACATGATGTAACAGTGAAAGGAACCTGTAATCGTTGTCATTTTACAGACGATGAAGCATTGTCTGGAAATAATGAAAATCTGATATCCTTAGTGTACACCAACATGCTAAATGGACACGGATATACATATTACAGGGGTATGTGTTCCATAGCAAACATGAAATGTGTATCCTATAAGACATATAATAGGGtccagaaaatgataaaaaatgcTGCCATTGAGAAATGGGTGCACTTGCAAGAAAACACTCGTCATATCATCTTCAATCATTACAGAGAACAATTTGATAGGCACTCCGTTGGTGGGATCCTGGACATTGATGTATCGTTTGATGGATCGTGGCACACAAGGGGCCATCATTCACAAATTGGGTGTGCCTTTGTTGTGGAGATATTCACAGGGCTCGTTGTGGACTACAATTGTTTCTGCAAAAAGTGCAAGATGTTACTGAATAGAAAACAACAAGGAAAAGTAACACAGACGGAGTTTGACAATAAGATGCGTGAACATGTGCCTGATTGTGATAGGAACTATAACGGCACTGCCAAAAATATGGAGGCTGATGCCGCAGTATTGATGTGGGGTCGATCTGAAGAGCTCAAATTCAGGTATACGACCTTGGTCAGTGATGGGGATTCTTCAGCCTTCAATAAAATTTGTGCAATGAATAATGTTGATGGTCCTTATCGAAATGTAACCGTGGAAAAGGCTGAGTGTATAAATCACTTCAGCAAGAGACTTGCAACACAGCTCCGGAGCTTTCAGAAAACAGTTGTGGAATTGAAAGAGACAAAAGGGAATGTGAAAAAAGACCAGACGAATGTCACTGGTGGAAGGAAAAGGTAA